CAATCGAGGTATCCTTGGGTGTGATGTCGGATATGGCTTGTTACACAGAATCCCCGAGGTCGTTGGTAAGTTTGAtaacaattcaattgttgacGATATTCTTTTCGAGAATAGCCAAAATCTTGgatatcaacaacaagtgAACTTGCCTCCACAGCACTCCTCTTACGTCCCTGCATCCCCCGAGaataaaaaagagaatacaaatataatcaattctCCACCACCAGTTATGGGTGCTGGTGCACCTCCACGTGCTTCAACtagaaagaagaaacatGTTGCTGCCAAAGATACATTTGAAGGACTAGATGATTATATGAATGAGGAATTAGAAaagtcaaaaaaattagatgTTGCTTCACAACTGCAAAATGCATCTGGAACGCCACCCCCACCTCCACCCGCTCAAAGTAACAAGTAGGTAAATACTGTAAGATTAATATCTGTTCAGTAAAAAATATAAGATCTTCTTCCTTTGTACATTTTTTAGTGTTGTCATGTTTTCTTTGTAGAAAAAAcgggaaaaaaaaaatcttgcCCACTGTCGGGATTGAACCGACGATCGCTCCATCACTGGAAATAAATTATACGAGTGGAGTGCCTTACCACTTGGCCAAGTAGGCTAAATTTCGCCGAAATAAGCGACTCCAATGATATCACCAAAAGGCAGACataaaatcatttgattAAAACAGAAATGTCagtaaatttttattttgcaaCTACAAGTCGTcaggaaaaagaagaaattttaccgaaaaaaacaaaaaatatctATTCTGAGTAAAGTGACTGTTTACTAacatatttattataactTATAAGTATATCATAGAATAACAGTAGTCATAGtacaaataaaataaatattacCCAACATGAACAAACTATTTTCttatgaaaaagaaaaaacaacaatctGAATACAAAGTTGATTAAACTTCATAAACAAGGAATTTTAAATACCGAAACTACCTTCAGCAAAAGCTGCACGCAAATTGGCTTTGTTAGTGACTTGGTTTTTATTGTGTTTTGCTCCAACTGGAACCATATTCATCATAGCTCTGTTTGCACCACCTCCATTCATAGGAGGCATTGTTGGTGGAGGTTGCATTGGTGCATGTTGCTGAGgattcatcatcatcatacCGTTATGTGTAGGTGGTGGGGgatattgatgttgatgtgGGTGTGAGTTTAGGTGTTGAGAATagtattgttgatattgcaTTTGTTGAGGTGGAAGATGAGGTGGCGGTGGCGCATGTGGAGGATATGTATGCATTGGCCCAGgtacttgttgttgcatTGGAGAAGAACCATAAGCCAATGGTTGCTGTTGATAGTATGAAGGTTGTTGTCTTGGAATGAATTGTGGATGTGGCGGCACTGGTTggaaataattttgattgtgttgtggttgttgataataGTTTGGTCGAGGTAAACTCTGTAGAGGTGGGTGTGCCATTGGAGGTGTTGCATTATATACCGATGCTTGTGGTTGTGGCAGATTCTTTGGTTGTGAGCTGTCATGTGTTGAGTTGGCATCTACAGGTGTATGTGGCTCCAAGTTTGATACTAATATTCTAGGTTTGTTAACCGATGGCAATGGAGCAGTATCAATATTAGTCACCTGAGGTTTTGCAGCTGGAGCAGGAGCAGGAGCAGGAGCTTGAGCAGGAGCATCTTCAGTTGGATTTACTCTTTCGTCTTGCATAAAGTAAGGATGTCTAGGTGATTGGGTACCTATTTCTGTTCCATGCGGTGGTTGTGAGACAAAAATATTGTATTGCTCCTTTGGTGTTACCAATTGTTCATTAGATGGTACCTCAGGGTTTGCAAACTGAGTGGGTGGAATCCTTGGCGAACTGACAAATCCCATTCTTGGTGAACTCATTACAGAAGTATTTGCTTGTGGTggcggtggtggtggtgcaAGTAAAGGCATTGCATCATTCTCTGGTTGCGACAGAATAGCGAGTTTTTTATCATCGGCTGACACTGGAGGTTCAGAATTTGTAGCCGAAGAAGAGTCCACATTTGtgttttcttgtttgttAACTTCTTCTGTTGGTTGTGGTAATGGTTTATTTTGATCGCATGGAGTTCTCTTTACTTTCTTAGGTGTTTTCTTCTTCGGTGACGTATTCTTCTTAGGAGAattttgctttttctttttaggtGATGTAGATGGAGTTTCTGGCATTCCTGGAATATGTGGTGGCGGAACATTAGAAGGCAACAATGCAAAGGGGAATCCTGCTGCTTGAGCAGCCGCCAATTGGGCAGCTTCGGCCTGTTTctccaattttttcttttcctttttctttttctgtttcttttcttcaattttgcgttgcaattcttcttcattctCCTCCTTTGTTTGTTCGTCTGGCAGTTCATCTCCtgctttttcttcattaccATTCTCTGATACATTATTAGAAGCTGCAATAATAGTGCTGTCATTGTTGgacttttcatttttattaacaatTGTAGAATCAGAAGGCAAACTCAGAATTTCATTAGGTGATATCTGGAGAGGTTGagaaaattgatgatgtgTCCCAGCAGGTGGCTGGAGTTTTTGAGAAGGAGGAGGAGCAGCAGCAGTAGCTGAAGTCTTAGTTTCCACATCCACATAATAGTTATCATATGGTTCGACAGGTTCTTGTTGTGAGTTTGCGTCCATTTCTGGGTGATACATATCAAAAGGTTCAAAGTATTTATCTTCCTTCAAAGTATCAATAGTATTATTGTCACTCTTGGAAGGAGAAAATGTGTTATCAGGAGTGCTTGACTGTCTGTGATTGAGATACAGATCTTGTGAACTTGGGGTGTTGGTGTATGCTTCCAAAatagaagaatttgatacAAAAGAAGGAGGAGCTTTTCTACCAACAGGATTCTTTGCTGGAGCTATCATATCTCCCATTGTAGTCTTTGTAAACCTTGATGCAGAGGTAGTTAACTCTCTTGATGATGTGTTTTGTTGATCAACTTCATTGGTTTCCATGGATTCACTCAAAATTGGATAAATGTAGCTGAATTGATCACTGAAcagtttatcaaatatatcTGAGGCTCTAGTCACATAAGGAGGAGCCGATTGAGTAGCTTTTTCTTGTGAGTGATTCGAAGTTGATGTATCAGCACTGGACCTTGCGGAGTTTATATTCTGGTCCAGTTTGAACTCTCCCATATCGTTTTTCTTATTGGAAAACAAAGATGTTGAAGACACTGAATTGGAATGTTTACGTCcttcatttgattttgcaTTTTCAGTTTCGTCCACTGGGATTGGAGGTAATGGCGAGTTTTTGTAATCTTCCATAGATATTTGTCGTTTATGTTTACTAAGCATCCGTCTGTCCAAGTTGAATCGCTGCAAATATCCTTCTGAACTTAGAGTTTTTTCAGTCACGACAATCCATTTTTGAAACCCCAACACTTCCgcctcaacaacaatagatCTACCAAATATTTGTTTGGTCACAGATGGTTGATCACTACTTATTGATGCCAACCAAGTCCATATGTAATAGTCATGTATTGACACATCTTTAATGGAAATCTCTGAAAACAAAGGAATATCTGGGTCGGTTtctatttttgatttgtccCAACCGGGAGCAAGATTGAATTTTGATGGAATCGGCTCACTGGAAATTCTCGATAGAATTCTTTTTGATTCATCAGTTAAGGAATTAACAATCTCAAATGTGCCCtttttagaaaataaattctttaaaatCGTATAATTCTCGATTGACAAAAAATCATCttttttatcaaacttTAAATTATGCCTAACTTTACTAACCAATTCATATGGGTCTTTCGAAGGTTGAGTAGTTGATACACAAACACAAGGAATGGTAATAGCACCTCTTAACATGCTTTGGTCAGACTCATTGTCTGAGGAAGGAGGATACAGCGTAGTCACCAACAAAGACTGTAAAGTCTTTGGTATCTTTAAAGTTTCGGAATTAGTTTCAGGTAACATTGATCTCAAAAAGGCCAAAACTAAATGGAAAAGAGCAttagttgattttttcCAAGTATCGATCCCTTCAATAAAATTATgttcaacttcttcttgtgTTGCATCGTAAAATGGAGATTGTAGAAATTGTTGTCGACAACTAAATGCCCAAAAACTTGCCATTTTGCTTATTTTCCGACCActtaaataattgaattgagaATTTGATGTTATGCTCAAtatcaaatccaaaaaatcaTAGACAATAGAGGCATGAGCTGGAGATGACAAACATTTCGGCATAATCGATAAAAATGCATTTTTGGGATACCCTTTCTCTGCCTCTCGACGTTTGAACTCAAGATATACATCCCATCCAATAATCTCATTATTAGGCAAACGTGaccaaaaatattttaaagtACTTATCAATGTAAATTCATCGGTTTCAGAACATAGGTGTTGCAATTGTGTATTATCTGTTCGTAGTTCCCCCAGTGGCGCAATAGATGATAGAAATGATTCCAATTTTTCGTCATTAACTTTGGATCTAAATGGAAGAAATATATGGGGAGTCTTAGTACctcttttcttcaattcttgAGTGATAATATGTAATACTGACTTTAAATTCTTGCGAGTAAATTGTGCTGGGTCCATAATACCAGCATCAATGATTGTGGTGCTAGATAAATAATTGTGCTTTGGCTTTTGGttggtttgtttttcatGGTGAAAAGGTAATTTAGGTAATTCTAAATTGGCAATTAGTTGTTTTGTTGAGACCATAATGATTCAAAGTGTACAAGCTGTAGTAGTTGAATAAATTTGGAATCAAATTTCAGACATTAATTATAGTTGGAGGTcgagaaaagaaaaaagaaaaattaataaacgCAGTCTCGATATCCAAACAGGGGGCGAAGTAGTTATAAATGTGTGtgttagtagtagtagtagtagtagtgacTTTCGGATAAAGTGTTCGTTTAAACTGTAGTGATGACTTTGGTGTTTAtcttctctctctctctcttttttttcttccaatGAACGAGATtggtttgtttattttttctcttAAAAAAGTGAAATAAATGATTCCTCGGGGTGGTGTTAATTAAATTGTCGCACTCTTTAGATGGTAGGAAAacttaatgatttaatatcaattataatataagTAAAAAAACAATGATTAAAGGATTGGTTAAACAGTGGAAtttagaaaagaaaatgaaaggAAAGGGAAGgaatgaaatgaaatgaatgaTTAAACtaattcaagaaattaaaaccgtttttataaaaattaATAGTTGTTTTCGAAATTtgctttgtttttgttcCAAAAAGGGGGACGTACGCCAGACGGtgaaaattcaataaattgatttcgTGTTCTGTACTCCATAAGCAAGGATAAGCCCAAAAATCGCCTAAATTCTTCTGAACTAAAAAGATTTtccataaaaaaaaaaaaacaaaacaatacaaaagaaaaagacaAATACTTTTGTCTAGTCTTGGAAAAAGTGTATGTGGGTTCTGTTAATACACTTTAGTGGATATGCTTGGTTCTGGCTAGGTAAACCAAGGATTTTGATACATATAAGAGAATGGTGATAACAAGACGttacaaaatcaatatagcactaaatatataaatctaGACTCGTCTTTACAAATAGTTTTGGTACTAGGAATTCAGTTTATTGTTGGAATTCCTTTGACATTGGTGATTGTATAAAGTGTTacgaacaaaaaaaaaaaaacagttCAGATTCTATTagtgttggtgttggtgggTGGGTGGTGTGGGCATGGacaaaagaatttttcaagAAGATATGCATACTCTCTTGAACCTTCATTCACAGAAAAAGGAACAATACAAGCGCATTGCATTTCTGCGAATACTTCAATTGTGTTATTTCTGTGTTTTATGAATTCCCAATGTCTTTCCTGTCTTTGTCTTATTTTTCGCAATTGACTAACAATCTGTTTCATGATTTCATTGGATTGTCAATCATTAAATGTGATCTTATTTTGCATTGACGGAGTACTCTCAAAACCATGAAAAACaaggaagaaaagaaaagaagaacaacGATGTCTATTAATGTTGTGATGCATACCATTCCATCAGCTTATCTTCGGCTATTCTTCTTTGATTGTCTCAAGGGCTTGGGTGAcgctaataataataattaataattaattaattaatattccTTTATTGCAAAAATTCTTATCAAAATTACACGAGAGAATAAATTAGAcgataatgaagaagaagaaaccCTCGTTTATGCAAATGATGGAAGAACcctttttaattaatttctttgctttaaaaaatatatcaatatcatttttgTAGAGATAATTGTGGTGTCTGTGATTATAGTATTACCTCCATTATCCAAGTTCCTGTTATTGCAACTACAGCTTTTTCCTAGATTATATTCCGTTGACTTGTTATGAATCGTTCTATGTAACAAGATCCTAATGAAATGAACACTAAAGTAATTTTTCCAGTTTCCCAATTAGTactatttcaaaataaaaaggtACAGGTACCCatactaccaccaccatatAGTATTCATGCAACAGTGCCTGAATGTGTGGGATGTTTCGAATTACAATGTTATGCGTGTCAATAACTCAAAAAAACTCTAAAAAAAACACTACGaggaaagaagaagaaacaataaaaagCAGGTGGGGAGCAGGGTTTGGATGGAAGGAAAA
This is a stretch of genomic DNA from Candida dubliniensis CD36 chromosome 1, complete sequence. It encodes these proteins:
- a CDS encoding morphogenesis-related protein, modulator of both 1,3-beta-glucan synthesis and the Pkc1p-MAPK pathway, putative (Similar to S. cerevisiae MSB1;~Similar to C. albicans MSB1), with product MVSTKQLIANLELPKLPFHHEKQTNQKPKHNYLSSTTIIDAGIMDPAQFTRKNLKSVLHIITQELKKRGTKTPHIFLPFRSKVNDEKLESFLSSIAPSGELRTDNTQLQHLCSETDEFTLISTLKYFWSRLPNNEIIGWDVYLEFKRREAEKGYPKNAFLSIMPKCLSSPAHASIVYDFLDLILSITSNSQFNYLSGRKISKMASFWAFSCRQQFLQSPFYDATQEEVEHNFIEGIDTWKKSTNALFHLVLAFLRSMLPETNSETLKIPKTLQSLLVTTSYPPSSDNESDQSMLRGAITIPCVCVSTTQPSKDPYELVSKVRHNLKFDKKDDFLSIENYTILKNLFSKKGTFEIVNSLTDESKRILSRISSEPIPSKFNLAPGWDKSKIETDPDIPLFSEISIKDVSIHDYYIWTWLASISSDQPSVTKQIFGRSIVVEAEVLGFQKWIVVTEKTLSSEGYLQRFNLDRRMLSKHKRQISMEDYKNSPLPPIPVDETENAKSNEGRKHSNSVSSTSLFSNKKNDMGEFKSDQNINSARSSADTSTSNHSQEKATQSAPPYVTRASDIFDKSFSDQFSYIYPILSESMETNEVDQQNTSSRELTTSASRFTKTTMGDMIAPAKNPVGRKAPPSFVSNSSILEAYTNTPSSQDSYLNHRQSSTPDNTFSPSKSDNNTIDTLKEDKYFEPFDMYHPEMDANSQQEPVEPYDNYYVDVETKTSATAAAPPPSQKLQPPAGTHHQFSQPLQISPNEISSLPSDSTIVNKNEKSNNDSTIIAASNNVSENGNEEKAGDESPDEQTKEENEEELQRKIEEKKQKKKKEKKKLEKQAEAAQLAAAQAAGFPFALLPSNVPPPHIPGMPETPSTSPKKKKQNSPKKNTSPKKKTPKKVKRTPCDQNKPLPQPTEEVNKQENTNVDSSSATNSEPPVSADDKKLAISSQPENDAMPLLAPPPPPPQANTSVMSSPRMGFVSSPRIPPTQFANPEVPSNEQLVTPKEQYNIFVSQPPHGTEIGTQSPRHPYFMQDERVNPTEDAPAQAPAPAPAPAAKPQVTNIDTAPLPSVNKPRILVSNLEPHTPVDANSTHDSSQPKNSPQPQASVYNATPPMAHPPLQSLPRPNYYQQPQHNQNYFQPVPPHPQFIPRQQPSYYQQQPLAYGSSPMQQQVPGPMHTYPPHAPPPPHLPPQQMQYQQYYSQHLNSHPHQHQYPPPPTHNGMMMMNPQQHAPMQPPPTMPPMNGGGANRAMMNMVPVGAKHNKNQVTNKANLRAAFAEGSFGI